ttcagttgatttgtaatgaatccagaatgtatgacatttttgttttttaaattgcattacagaaaataaagaactttatcacaatattctaattttctgagacagtcctgtacatttgactatagttcatagaaattctcaatatatagtaaatacatcataataaaacgtaacattatcctcgatcgtaaatagatcgcaagtaTATCGATAGtttgctagcgagtcgatagtttggtttccttgaattgttatgaacccgacttgTTGTCCGCAagttgctcgatccctaaatattcaattacttctctacttggacacatcgacgtctgtaaagcttgataacttgattcttcggttgaggttctatcgttgtgtctgatgtcaaacgtcatttattacaaggctgtatataaagcattagctatgagctaacaaacagaccggaggacagcgctgttttataaagtatagtctgtatactgaccgtctcacctatagtgcttacgagcctgttgtcaaacacaggcatataaatagtatgaaattaagatgaggttaatattggccttttttctggatattgcatattgtgtaccattcttcttttgtacatgtgaaaactgtacaattatggaagcaattgaagagctgctgccaagaaaaggatgtcatggaggaattcaatggatatgagggacatggtgcaaacataacctgcataacagatcacccaggattcaaatcaaattgtctggatgtttgggtgttgcagacagcaaTTCAAAGAGGGACatacaacaagcaggtgatcagccacgtaatgagtaagttacttgtgtgcacaaatgtgtagagctcagaaactttgatgtatttttgggaagtcgaatggtcactctggcaaagttacagaatacatagataaataagcaaataaggttgaagtgattaccattgacatgtattatcttgtatgttacagaatgtatcgctatgtggcataccgccggtgagattctgctggggaatacttggtaagaaccacagaatgccatcatgtgccattcaaaagatctgtgctatgtttccatctgacaactacacgtcgttcaagtatccagcactttattagagtcaataacaaaacacaatgtcagttcagtgattgactctgcttctatacagtacagcagcatccctcttgttcgGTTCTTCCAcagactgctgagtggagctgggacttcgaaaggaaaggttcctcatcaacattgtcttggcacaaagcactgagtctcggtcaagagttcattaacatactctgcaaaaaatatgttttataatcaaacatatatgtatgtatgtatgtatgtatgtatgtatgtatgtatgtatgtatgtatgtatgtatgtgtgtgtgtgtgtgtgtgtatatatgtatatgtatatgtgtatatatatatatatatgtatgtatgtatgtatatatatatatatatatatatatatatatatatatatgtatatatatgtatatatatatatatatatatatatatatatatatatatacacacacacacacacacacacatgcctgttataaacattgaatctatacttaattaagctaatgaagtgtaattagctaaagttattaatactacaaacaataacacacagatattggctagggcctggtgtaaactcgttacatacactaggcctagaccgattatgactttatgcttgaaacaataaataaattaaacaagtagcacggcttacctttgctctctcccttttggcgaatgcatttcgtcgtctctttggtggaggactctgcaccgacggacgtgtttgaatcggcgtgctggcttgcttgtgctggcttgcttgtgctggcttgcttgtgctggcttgcttgtgctggcttgcttgtgctggcttgcttgtgctggcttgcttgtgctggcttgcttgtgctggcttgtgctggctggggtcttgtaggcacagcatctgcgttcagttttaaattatttttgaatctcatttcttTGGCgtgcatagtttgttcgaaacacgatctctcaaagtgctgcccacaaatcgtcggtttcatcgacgcacttgtcttgtccataaacgcgacattttatcatctttttggccacagaaagctagatttggccccacatccccatacaacacatcgcttcacaattatccttgacgatcgattgttgtccgttctttctcgtaataattgacagcagtctttgctggacgatTCAACGCAGatgaacactggcggcggctgtaacgcagacgaacactggacACTGGACATTTTcccggaccggccttcaaagtgtggggggataaatatgacgggAAAAAAAGTGCACAAAAAAACTAactacgctgaattagtgggagccctgagcttgtgtctctgcaacgagccagTCCAATctaggggtataaattcttcaccaatagtaaaaggtttcttcgccttagcaatacagttagtcactaagtcCCATGCActcgcatttgttgatgtggtggccatcagtaattgcttctgtccttgtttttttctttcaaaaaactccaagggcctGTCTCTTAATTCAGGGTGCTTGGGCTCcagcatgaacagtttgcttgcttgacaGGTTGTGTacgacccccagtggacacatttgaaatagtagttacttttattgaaaaattgcagttaaaGGGGCGATAAACATACAGCACTAGAACCATGTTACATCCAGACTAGGTAATGTTGTTGTAGTGGTACACCAAATTAGTAAATTATTCACTTCATCCAGAGGTCAAAGTTCATGTGACATGAGCATTAAGGTGGAGGGTCTTCTCTTTCTTCAGGTTATTACAGCTGGTGGGTGCATTGAATTACAAGTGCAGTTCCACCGACAGGCCAAGACTCCAGTGTGCATGAAGGTGATTTATGCAGGTCCTGCGTTCTCTCATCCACACTGATGCATCAGGCACACCTATGACGGAGAATTATGCCTAGCTACATAACGATTCAGGGTCTGGTTCCTCTGCTGTctgcatttgtcacattttaaaggctaaTACAGCCCCAAAGCCAGCCTTCCTTTGATTAAAACTTGAGGACTGAACATTTACAGATGCAAACAGAATCATGGCCAGGTAGCCTCTGCTACTTTGTGAATGTATGAATGCTAAAGCGCTGTGAGTGCTTACTAAGACAAGAACAAGTTCTATATAAACGCAACGTCAATTTACCATTAATCTTTTTCAGTCCATTATATAATCCTGTGATTCTCAACTGGTGGACTATCTTGAGTGAAAAGCAAGTGAACCGTGAGACAAACGCTGTGATCATAAACAGAATTATCATCGCTTCATAAAAATCCTAGTGACAAACTTCTCATATTGTTATATGATAGCTtgtaaaaatctaaattgtAAACTTAACCAAATTCTTCTGCTGCATGTTGTAACATAATTATGTAAAACAACAGGTAATGGAATAAACATGCGtacacattaaaagcaacaTCAGCTGCACTGTGTGAGCTGTGACAGTCTTCAGGATTTTGGGGTCTAAAGTCTCCCAAACTACAATCTCGTAAAATAATAAAGGATGTCAAATTAGTATGACAGACAAAAGATGCAATTATGAAAatctttttaatgaaaatagTCTTTATATATGACATTTTGATTCATCATCGCTCTTAGAAATGAAGATATTTGCAGTCAATAAGATCACTTTGCAAACCTTTCAGGGCCTGTGTGGGGTTGTTTGAGAACAAGTGACATGACAGTTTGTAATGTTAGACGTGGACACAAGGTGGAGGCATCTCTGCAGGAATGGAAGATGCTGCAGCTGGATCGTTTATTCAACACCTTTCATGAACTCAAGGAACTCTGTCAGAGAGAATGCACAAAgtcaatatattaatatatcatctCATACATTTCTCAGGTTCTCCTGATTATATAACCCAGTAGAGAAGAGTTGGTGTCTTTGTTCACTTTAGGCCTTTTCCCACAACTTCACCTAATGCATAAGCATTTTCTCTGGCAGCAAAGTGGAATACAATATAGAGGGGATTTATATGAGGATGAAAGCATTTAATGATATACAGAGTTCATTTGGACTCACAGGTCTGTCTATATGGAGATTCTTTCAGTAATCTCTTAAGGCCGTGtaacacatatccgtatgacagaaacgtatggcGCATACGAAGATTTAtctgagtccaaatacgtccaacttttcattggatcggatcggaaaagtaaACCTATACAGATATGCATTTCTAACCttttgatatcgtatcacttacttatacaaaatgtatcagacaaatacccaacaaatgcataacgtatacaaaaatatggcgtatacaaaatatcggtaacatgctggtttacgttgatataaggtaaggcataagtagtattcgttaagagctcactgtgttacgctggggtgcgttgttgaacgctgatgttttgaacatgttcaaaattactggacgtacccgacgtgtgcttcaaaagatatgcagacgttacgttacgttagacatacgtgaatacgaaatacgtacgtgaatatttaccaacgtaaatacagtacgtgtatacttacctacgtaaatatagtacgtaaatacctacgtgaatacctacgtgactacgttagaggtacgttagatataggctacgtcggctgacagtgaatcctacagccaatttattgataacgagtggataacctattcataacctatgttaagattaatcctgacgacggagtaatttattaaacgtgtttctgcAATACAGCTAGCGTTTGGCATTTTAGccattctccagcatcagcatgacgtgaaccaaatggcactatTCTAggtccgttggccagacgctctgatacgttttaaataagtaagtgatacgctatcaatgtttgacatacatataataatttgtatgtcagctacaacaccgctgtggaaaagttggacgtatttgtactctgacaaatttttagctacttttcatatacgccggcatatgtttctgccatacggaactgtgtgacagggccgtatgtctggcgtgttcggtgtattgtctgcgtccttcaattgatcacaacttacccttagtttatatcaacctattgccgatatttcgtatgtgccggcatacgtttctgtcatatggatatgtgtgacagggccttcacaAAGTGTATTTGGTTCCACTGGCAAACCTGTTGGATATATGATGTCccgatattttgtatttataattagGGATTATAAGGtataaaattaatcaaataataccACCGTGCTGAAATGATAGTGGGATAATGATTATAATACACAGTTTACAGTGGACAGCTAAATCCAAAATGTTAAATGActcctttgtcttttttatattaatatataattttttatttatttatatatatatagattttttatatatatatatatatatatatatatatatatatataaatccttttgtctctttttctccgTCAATGAGCTTTGAAATAATATGACGATGATGTTATTGTTTCGTACTGCGTTGCATAGAcatttatgcgtgtgtgtatgtatatgtatatatgtgtatgcatCCGTGTGTGCATGCAAAAAGGTTTACTTCTCTAATACTCTCAGTGCAGGTGTTTGAGTTTTTGaaatattatttctatttatttttgcatgctTTCTTCGTACTTCAGTACATGCTTTGGGAATACAATGCAGCGTGCTGTTTTTGTGCAACATTTGGTAGGTTATAAAAGGTCAGTATGAACGTTGTGAAAAGTTAAAGAAAGGTATTATCTGGACCGAGTTATATTTAAAACCTTCCCAGGCATTGTTCACTTTATGTTTTTCTGACGAGTACCTCTGGCCGTGTGAACAATGACTTTAACTAACTTCAGAAgtgttgttgtggaagtttatGACAAACAATGTATTATGTGGTTCAGTTTGgaagatgtgttgttttgtaacCTGCAAACTTGTATCCCTTACCGTCATAATCAATTTTTCCatcattgtttttgtctccaTCCTTCATCAGCTCTTCGATGTCGTCTTCTGTGATGGCCTCTCCAGTGGACTCCAGCATGGCCTTCAGCTCTTCTAGATCTATGTAGCCATCTCCGTTCCTCAACACAAGATAAAGCAATCAGTCTTCTTCTCATCTGGAATATCTACTGAGCTTCTTTTTAACATAATTTCTTTCCAACATTTCGACTCATATTGATCAAAGTCATCCAGAGAGCTTTGTTTAACTCAAGTCACATTTAAACTATCTACCAGTGGGGACAGCACTGACTCTGATCATAACTTGCTGATGTTTCCTTTGGATTCTGAAGTAGCTCCGTATCGTGTGTGGAAGTGCAAAGAGAACCTACTTGTCAAACATGCGGAACAGTTCAGCCAACTCCTCCTCTGATTTTCCTTTGCTCTCCTCCTTCATGCAGCGGACCATCATCACCAAGAACTCATCAAAGTCGACTGTGCCACTGCCTGCCAACATACACCATGATATATTAAAGTCTCCATTTCTCTATCATATTTGCAGTTAATAGACCTCCTTCCACAAGCCGTGCTCCCTTAGTCTACCATGATGCTGACGTACCGTCCTCATCCACCTCATCGATCATCTCCTGTAACTCTTCTGGGGTGGGATTCTGTCCCAGCATCCTCATCACCTTCCCCAACTCTTTGGTGCTGATGCAGCCATCTTCTGCATCCTGGATGAAGATGTCAAACGCAGCCTTGAACTCTAGAAGGGACACAGCAACTGTTACTGTCTATGAGGCAGACAGGGCTCAGAATTACATACGGAGAAATTCATGTCCATATCGTAACACCAagagaaatgtagaaatgttatACAACATAACCAAACAATTTAGTAAAGTTTAGTAACTTTAACTTTAGTAAAGTAAGGCCAGGTATTTTTGGGGCCCCcacacattattatataataatatgataacaaaataaattgGTAATGCTTTGTTATGCAAAGGTTATTCAGGAAAGTCATAATTAAGTTCTAATTACTGATGTATTGAAATAACAGCTCCACCacaacaaaagcaaatattCATCACTCTTTTAGAAACTCTATATTCTATTGTTTGCTTGtagacatatttatattttatatatttgttagtGTTAGACCGACCTGCAGTTATAGACAAAATAATGTTAAGTTGGCAACTCTGGAATTAATTGAGTAGAGGCATATCAATAAACAAAACTTCTTGGAAATTATAGCTGCTAGCGACGACATGGGGAAGTGCAACTTTAATGAACATTCTCTATTAAAACCAAGATTTGGTGGCATGGCTGAAACCGGTACCAGACGATGTATACGAGGGAACATGTATTTTGTGCAAGtagttgttgatgttttttggtTGTTGTAAAGTTGGGCTTATATTTCATTCCAAGTgaaatttaacattttaaatctaatATGCCTTAAGCTGTTGGAACCCTCTTAGTAGAAAACTTTCATTTTGCGTTTATTTTGGCAGTCTCTATGGACAAAAACGGTAGTGTTTCCGAGCACCAGAGTCCCTTTAGAAAACCTCTAATTTTTCTGCAGCAGAGTCTGACAGTCTGCACTGCTCAGTCCTGGTCCTGGTTCTCCCGTGCCTCCATTCCCTCCAGCAGGCCCAGCTATACAGCTTGGGCCTTCAGCGACGAGTTGTCAGTGTTCGCTCCCAGCGGGCACCGGCAGAGCAGCAAGgtgaggagctgctgctgctgctgccgggTGCAGTCCTAGCAGGTCCCGGGTGCAGGTCGAAGGCGGAAGCTTAGCTCAATCTGGGTATGTCTGATTTGATGGTGTTTCTGGTGAACCTGCATGATTTACTCAGATTTTTCTAGAATCGGCCCCAGTGGCACCACTGACAACCATTAAGAATAACTTTATGGAAATAGTCAATCTTCTCGCTGATGGTCACGTTTACTTATGTAGGTCATACAGAGACATCAGTATTACGTATGTAGACTGTTTCTTAAAGTTACTCTTAGTATCTTTAGAGAAGTCTATTCTTTTACACATTAGTATTGTGAGTTATAGTAGTCGTACTTGTAGATGAGTGGTATAATTATTATCACTTTAGGTATATACTGGTAATAATGGAAGTAATTAGTATAAGTAATAGCAGGAGTAGTTTCCTCACCATTTTTCTGCTCCTCTGTCAAGTTCTCAACCTTGAAGGGAAGAAAATGAGGATGATCATTGTAAGTATATCATTATCACACCTTCAGCTGCTCTCAGTGCAACATGACTGCAATGTCACACTGCTTTCCTCACTTACTATtcttgttgtgttgcagagtaCAAAGGGAGGATTTCTGACACATGCTGCTGTCTGACTGggtcatttgttttaatagcCATCAGCTGtcccttttcttcttccgcCTGATCTGTCTTTGTCCTATTGTCAGCCACAGACGTGCACACTAACCACAGCAGCCTGTCACTCTGAGCTCATCACATGTGATGTTTCAGAGTGAACAAGTTGTCAAACAAGTTGAAGGAACACACAGACTCTTGTTTTTTGTGCTGTGAAACATAACGTTCCTGTTCTTTTATAGATTGTCATATGACCTTTATCTGTTCAATAAAGAGACACTGATATTCTGTGAAATATGTGACAGTTACATCACCTGGTGCTGTAAGTCAAAGCTTTATTCTGCAATCTACATCACTGTTCCTTCTTCTCTGATGTATTGGTGAACAAACCCTGATAATATAATCTAAACCAATAGTAGTAGAAAGTAGTCTCAACAAAAGTGTGATGTATCTTCACAAAGGAAGCAGTTTTTACCTTGTGTGAGGGTGCTTTTGCTCTATGAATGTTAAACACGGCTTCGGAATGACTTTGTCAAAGTGGCTTCTACTTGTTATAATACTTTTGTGCCAGCAGAGACCTTCCATATCATCTCATACAACAGCACATTTCTTACTTTGTGTTAACTGAAGCACAACACACAAGGACAGGATCTCCTCTGATTATTAAATGCTTAGAAGTCATCACCTCCAAGGGAATGATCATGAGAAAGAGAACTCACCGCTGCTTTATAGACGTCATCCATGGCTGCTGCTCCGTCCCGGCCTCTGACCCACCACTGCACTCAGACACAGCACAAATACTGCCAGCAATGACTGCCTCAGTCTTTATTGTTGGAGGAGTGTGCCACTAAAAAAGCTCTCGACCCATCCCGCAAAATCCAAGGGTGATGGAGCgaggagtgacagagagagagagagatctataAATAGGAAACAACAGAAGCCAACCAACACTCATTTCAATGAAACTCCAcctgtcatttttacatttattcttAGACTTCCCCTCCTCTTATGAACAATGTGCAAACATTATAGTATTTACATAATGGGTCAAATTAAGGCCAGAATGTAACTTTGTGACATCTGATTTAGTGTACCGAGAGTAATTATGCCATAGAAATGTGAAACCTCAGAGAAACCAATGTGCAAAGCTTACAGTAACTTCAGTACTTATAGACGCTGGGCTTAAATCCAAGCCTGCTGCAGTAACTGCATTCTGGCCCTATAACGCCCAGAGAGCTGTCACACTTAGGGTCACAGAACTAAATTGTATGACATGCTGTCCGACCACGTCAGAATCAAAAGTAATTCAACGTGTTGCAGCCATCATAGAGAATGGGAAGATTCCATATCATTATATCCTGGAGGACAATGTTGCACTTGTTTGTTCAcatgaaaagtgacagaaatgtttgtgtaaagaatgaaaaaagagctagagagagaaatacaaacCCTGGCTCCTTTCTCACCTCTGCACAATGTGAAGTGGGTGTGAAGCACACTGGCAGATTTATTTAAAGCAACAGCTAGCCTCAGATACAGCTACATTTAACTACTGTCTGCAGTAATTAAACTTGTTATACCACATAAATAATGGAGCAGGAAAAAACAGTAATGATGTGGAAAACACCAAGTCAGAAGCTGAACTAGTCTTGGCTTGGCAGAAACAGTGATACTGAAGGGGATATCATGCCACTTGTTGTGGTTTGGTTACCtttaaatcacacatttaaGTTCAGTAGTTGAAATTGACAAAAGACTTAATGCACACGTTGTAAAGATCAACCAAAGCCATAGtgcagtatttacatttttttcttttgatttatttacaaTCCTTTCATCAAAAAAGTATCCTTTCATCTCATCTTATTTACATCTTATCTGGGACAAGTGACATGTTAGTTTTCTAACATAAACCAATAACTCTCCCTCTGTGCTTTGTTAGCATAGCCGGGCCGGCTGCAcgtgcatgagagtgtgtgtgagtccctGTGAGTGAGTATATAATGGCCACAGCTCTGCGCTGCGTTCATACTGAGATAACCGCCGTCCTGACCCACAGCGTTGTCACAactctgttgctgttgtttgcaAACAAGAGATTTCTTTAGTCCATTTGatgcttttttcatgctgaataacttatttctttatttttcattatttctcattatttttattttttattttttaaactgaatCGTATGGGTATTGGGCATCTCAGAATGTCTTCAGTGGAAGACAGCCCTATTTTGCACTGTTCATGGTGTTAGtgctgttagctgctagccgctAACCGCTAGCTCAAAAATCTTGTTATGAAGAATAGTGACCCAGATACAGTATGTACGAAGTGAGCAGCACATTTTACAGTGCTCTAACATATACCTAAACCCATACATCTGCAATAAGATAATATCAGCTTCTATTTATCAGCCAGCCATAATGGTGCTCACAGGGCAGAGGGGAGGATCTGCTGCAAAGCCCTGCCAAAAATTGGGATGGCATCATAGAGAATGCTTGTTAGGTCACTCATATCCATTTCACCATAAACACATGAGCTCTCCATATTTAAACATCTTGAAGGGCAGCCACTCCAGTGCACTACATTgcaggaaattacatttttagttttcataaatacatatattatatatcttatttaCTATGCCATACTAAGAGTATAGAGTAGAGTCCTATGTCTTCATGAcaatagatatacatataggcttattttgaatgtgtgtcCTTGACTAGAAATAGTAGTCCTCTACCAGTGGGGAGGGTGAGGGAGGGACTATGGTAATAAATCTCTGTTGTAAGGCTAACACTATGCAGGACGGACAGATAGCACCTGCCAATGTGCAGCAGCTGTAGAGTAAGTTCTGAGGTCGAGCCTCTGATTTTAGATCTGGTCTAACTGGATGGGCAGTAATAATTGTACTAATCTTTTGTCAAAAGATATTGACAAAGATGACAACAAGCTGTAGCTTCACAGGTTGTCACACTGCTTCAAGTCAAACACCAACACATACTGACAGATTACTCGGGTCGGCGGCAGTAGTGCTACGGACAACGGACTGTGTGGCAGCTGGAGAGGGGCCTGTTCCCAAGGGGCCCCGAACCCTGACATCTCTCCATTAATGTATGTGTATCGGtcctgtttgtgcatgtgtttcagagcctctgtgtatatatataaaaataaaaatgaaatttcCCCTCTCAGATCTGTACAGTACGTCTTTTTCATCAAATACTAAATTCTCTTTTAGCAAATTAATTTTGTTTAAGTCGGCCCGAGAAAATCTGATGCTTCTATGACACAGACGGGGACTAGAGAAACTCATGACTGCCAGAATAGACCCtgatgtatattatattgtcTGATTGTCCAGCAGTTGATCTCTACCCAATAAAGTCCAGCCGCAGTCGACACCATTATTGTATCAGCACACCTTTCTGAGTAGCCAACTGTACCTATCATGTCTGCAAGTATCCAACTGTTATGTTTGCAGAACTAAACACCTTTCCTTTTTGGgaagggctggctcaggcttgcctgggaacagcccctagttatgctgctataggcttagactgccggaggacacctctctgctctcctccttctcttccactctcctcccttccctctcccctcttatCCCTCTCCCCTCGTATCCctttctatctgtatgcatttatgtaaatgtgtgttactaactcagcatccgggtcATCAtgcccggagtttctgt
This window of the Cottoperca gobio chromosome 7, fCotGob3.1, whole genome shotgun sequence genome carries:
- the LOC115011379 gene encoding troponin C, slow skeletal and cardiac muscles-like, translated to MDDVYKAAVENLTEEQKNEFKAAFDIFIQDAEDGCISTKELGKVMRMLGQNPTPEELQEMIDEVDEDGSGTVDFDEFLVMMVRCMKEESKGKSEEELAELFRMFDKNGDGYIDLEELKAMLESTGEAITEDDIEELMKDGDKNNDGKIDYDEFLEFMKGVE